Part of the Caulifigura coniformis genome, GAGCAGGATCTTATTCTCGTTGAACCGGTGTCCTTTCGAAGGGTCGTACGGACCGTAAACGCGGTAGCCGTACAACTGCCCGGGCTTCACATCCGGCAGGTAACAATGCCAGACCATGTCCTTGCGCTCGGTCAGTCGAATGCGGGCCGACTCTTCAGTCGCATCGGGCGCATCGAACAGGCAGAGATCAACCGCTTCCGCATTCTCGGAGAACAGCGCGAAATTCACGCCGCTTCCGTCCCATGTGGCGCCAAGTGGATAGGGCCGCCCTTGCCAGACTCGCATACTTCACTCCGCAGAGGTCAATCTCTGTGTCAATCGATTTCAGAGGGCATCATTGCCACGGAAGAGTCGCTGCAGTCAATGCCGCGACAGGAAAATCCTCGAGCGCCTCGGCCACTGGAATCCGGCCGTTGGTGACGGTGGTACGTGCCCCCGTGAACTGGTTGACAATCTCAACCGGCAGCGCGTCGCCGACCACAACCCGCGTTTCACCCCAGAACTCCCGGCCGCACGGAGGGCGCTGCTCCGTCCCGCGCAGTCGGTGAATCAATCGCGGAGCAATCACGACGAGCGACTGCCCGGGGGACTGCCGGGCCCGCCTTGCAAACGCGATGACATGCTCGGCGAACTCACCCTCCACCGCGAGCGGAATGTACTCACCGCCGAGGAAAATGTCGGGCTGCCGGCTTCGAAGTGTGAGCAGTGTCGTCGTGATCAACAGCTTCAGTCGCGGGTCTCGGGGCCCGCGGGCAAGGGCCCGGCAAAGGGCCAGTCGCGCCGTTCCATCGCCGGATGTCGCCTGCACTTCCCCAAGCAACTGTCGCCGCAGCTCGTAGTCGACGGGACGCCGATTGTCGGGGTCGACCAGGCTGAAATCCCAGAGTTCCTGTCCCTGGTAGACATCCGGAATTCCGGGAGCCGCAAGTTTGAGCGCGACCTGAGAGGCGGAATTGTAGAGTCCGCTGTCGATGACCGACTCGTGGAACGCCGCGAAGTCGCCGAGGAACCGCGCGTTGGAGGAGTCGAGCACTTCGGCGACAAATGCCTGCACGGCGTCGTCGTACGCGGCGTTCGGGCTGATCCAGCTGGTATTCAGCTTCGCTTCCCGGGTCGCCTTCTGCATGTAGCGCTGCAGTCGATCGACGAGCGCCGCCAGTTCCTCCTCGCCCGGCGGAGTCACCGGCCACGCCCCAAGCAGCGACTGATAAAACAGCCACTCGTCATTGCGGCTGGGGGCCGGCTGGCCGTCGACGTCGCGGTGGAACTTCTTGTTCACGCGAGACCAGCGCGAGACGGCCTTCTGCCATTCGCCGGGAATCTCCGACAACACGTTGATCCGGGCGCGGACGTCTTCACTGCGTTTGGTGTCGTGCGTCGATGTCGCCAGCATCGTGTTGGGCCATTCCTGGCGGCGGGCGACGTTCTGCCGGTGGAACTCCGAGACCGATTGAACGGCATGGGCCGGCTCGCCCCCCACCTCTTCGAGAGACACCAGCGGCACGAAGCGGTAGAAGGCGGTGTCTTCGACCCCCTTCGCCATGACCGGGCTGCTGACCTGCTGGAACCGCCCGATGAAGAAATCGCGTTCCTCAATTCCTCGTTCATCAAGAACCGGGGGCTGTTCAAGCAGCAGTACGTCGCGGACGAACTGGATCACCGATTCATCGACAGCCGGGTTCCGGCGCCGGGCCTGGGCGGCCGCAAGCTGGACGACGCGCCGGTCACGCTCGGAAACGACTCCCCGGCGGATATAGGACCGATAGACAGCGAAGCTGGCGATGATCTCCCGGATCGCGGAACGGATCGACTGCAGCGTGTAATCGCGCGTAATGCGGTGGCGATTCGACAGTCGATCGAGCCGATGCGCGAGCAACGCGACTTCGCTCTGCATGGCGGCGCTCAGGATCAGCCGCTTCGTGTGGTAGATGATGTCGCGAAGGTCTTCCTCCTGATCGATGTACCTCATCCAGGATCGTTCGATCTTGTGGAGCCCTTCGGCATCAACGAACAGTCCGTTCAGGTGGTTCAGGAAGTCGTAGCCGGTCGTTCCTTCCACGGGCCAGTGCGGGGGCAATGGTTCGTCGGCCCCGAGGATTTTCTCCACGACGACGAACAGCGGCTTCGCTTTCGTGCTGTGCGGGCCGGCGCCGTGATCCTCTCCACGCGATTCGGTCGACAATCCGAACAGTCCCGCCGGATCGGGCCCGCCCAGGTCCCCCCTCAATCTGAGGAGCACCGCGTGTTCGAGCCGCGCCAGCGATTCGGAATCGCCGGCCTCGGCCTGCTCAAACTGGCGCCGGACGATGAGACGAAGCAGTGTCCACTGAAGTCTCCACAGGTATTCCGTCGGATCGAACAGGCCATCGACATGATCGATGCGGAATCCGTTGACGTCGCCTCGCAGAAGCATCTCGAACGGCAGGCGATGCGTCGCGTCGAAAACGTCCAGATGTTCGGTGCAGACGGCGGCAAGCTCGGTGACGTCGAAGAATCGGCGATAGTTCAGTTCGTCCGATCCGGCCTTCCAGAGCACCAGTCGATAAACCTGCGATTCCAGCAGACGATCCAGCAGGTCGAATGACTCCGGCTTGCCTGGATCACCATTGATGGTCGCGACATTTTCTTCGATGAAGAGGCGGATCTCGGGCGACTCTTCCACGACACGCTGCAGGCGTGCCTGTAAGACGACCTGTTCGCGCCGGCGTTCCTCAATCTTCTCCGGAAGCGTTTCCTCGCAGGACGGAAGATACTGCAGCCCGCGGAGAATCGACTGCAGTTCGAGCAGCGGCAGCGATTCGGCTCCCAGCTTCTCCGTAAGCGCATCGATCCCCGGCTCGAGAACCTGCACCCATGTGCGGATCTCCAGTGGCAGGCGTCGTTCGTAGACCTGGACGTAGAACCGGCCGTTGTCGAACACGATCGGCAGTTGCCCCGCTTCCAGCATCTTGCCGTAAAGCTCGCCGAGAACCGGCAGGAGCACTCGGTTTCGCAGCTCCCGTTTGACCGGTCGCCAGTCGATGTCGAAATAGTGCGCATAGGCCGAGGCAGGTCCGTTTGCGAGAACGTCGCGCCACCAGCGGTTCGCGTCGGCCGCGACGCTCATGTGGTTCGGAACGATGTCCAGAATCTGGCCCAGGCCGTTCGTCTTCAGCGCCTGGACGTATTCGGCATATTCCTCATCTGTTCCGAGTTCGTCGTTCAGGCGCGTGTGATCGACGACGTCGTATCCGTGCGTGCTCCCTGCCCCGGACTTGAGAACCGGCGAAGAATAGACATGGCTCACCCCCAGCTTCGCGAGGTAGTCGGCAATCACACGCGCCTGGGAGAAGCGGAAATTGGCCCCCGTGAACTGCAACCGGTAGGTCGCGAGAATCCGATCCTGGCGACCGAGACGTTCGCGAACCTTCAGGACCACCGCATCAATCAGCTCCGCTTCTGACCTCGCATTGTCTCCCTTCGTCGGCTCCAAAGTCATGTGCCCCCAGGTCCTTCCTCGCTCGTGCATCGGTCATCGGTGAGCACCCAGCATCGCAGCACCTCCGCGACACTCCAAGCCTGTGCGCAACATCCACGCGGATGAAATGGAGATTCCGCATCGAAGACTTCGCTCACCGAGCCGATGCATGCTTCACCCAGGTGCTCCATCAGTCCGTTGAGCAACGACCGCGCTTCCGCGCGACGCTCCGGATACACCTTCAGCCACGAATCGACAAACGGGCCAATCAGCCACCCCCAGACTGTCCCCTGATGGTAGGCCGCATCCCGGGTCCTCAGGTCGCCGCGATAGGTCGGCTTGTATTCCTTGTCGTCCGGCGAAAGCGATCGCAGTCCCACCGGAGTCAGGAGCTTCTTCTCCGCAACATCAACAACGGCCTTCCAGCGATCCTCCTTCAGCACGGGATTCGGCAGTGAAATCGCAAACAGCTGGTTCGGCCGTACGGAGGCGTCGTTTCCCCGCTCTCCATCCACGACATCGAACAGCCCGTGTTCATCATCGTTCCAGAATCGGAGATTGAACGATTCCCGGATCTGGGCCGCCAGTTGCTGATAGCGTTTGGCTGCGGCTGTCCCGTTCTCTTCGCCCACCCATCGTTCGAGAAGTCGGACCGCATTGTACCAGAGGGCGTTGATCTCCACGGCCTTTCCGCGCCTTGGAGTCACGACCCAGTCCCCCATTTTCGCGTCCATCCAGGTCAGCTGATAGCCATCCTGACCCTGCCTGAGCAGACCGTCTTTCGCGTCGACGCCGATCCGGTAGCGGGTCCCCCCGACGTGGTGGTCATAAATGTCGATCAGCCGCGGAAGGATTTCCCGCAGCGTGCCGCGATCACCCGTGACGCGAACGTAGCGATCGAGTGCGTGGAAGAACCACAATGTCGCGTCGGCCGTGTGATACAGGCCTTCGTCCTGCCCCTCCGGGAACAGGTTGGGAATCAGTCCGTCGCGGATGTGCTGCGCGAATGTCCGCAGGATGTACCCACCTTCCGACTGCCGGCCGGTCGACAGCGTCAGCCCTTCCAGGCTGATCATCGTGTCGCGTCCCCAGTCGGTGAACCAGTGGTATCCGGCGATCACGGTCCGCCCTTCGTCGCCCGTCGCCTTCGCACGCGCAACATCTTCCGCGCGACCAATCGGGCGGATGACGAACTGGTCTGCCGCCAGTACGAGCTCCCCCCCCACGTCGCCCCGCGCGCACTTCGGCGCATTGGACAGCAGCCGTTCCCGTCGGACGTTCTCGGCGAGGAAGGCCTCGTCCGGCTCCATGGCCAGGATCGTCTTCCATTCCTCGGTCGACGCAATCACGGTGGCATCCATGCCAGGCGCCAGGTCGAACCGGAAGTAGCCAGGACTCCACAGATCACCGACGGACTCGTACCCGCGGCTCTCCTCGATGCGGAACAGCATCTCGTGGAAATAACGGCGCTCAATCGTGAACGCCGTTCGCGTTCCATAGGTCGTCAGCCTGAGCACAGGAAGTTCTTTTCCGGCCAACAGCTCGAAGCGATCGTCCACGACGCGCAGTTCGAATGTTTTCGGCAGCGGGGAATTGACCGGTGCGTCGTGCGACCGGAAATGGACGCTCGGCATCAACTTCAGCCGCAGAATGTCGTGCCCTTCGAGCACCCGGTAGTTCAGGTGAACGGTGTTCTGATTCCGCGGCATGAATAATCGCTTCTCGAGAAGCGTGCCGTTGATCTGGTACCGCCAGACCGGCAGGCCGTTCTCAAGCCGAAACTCCTTCAGGTAGCTCGCTCCATGCACCGCCAGTTCCGGCACGCGTTCTTCGCCGCCGAGCAGCACAATTGACCCGTCTCTCAGCCGCACCTGCTCGGACAGGTGGTTCAGCATCATCATCCGTCCCAGCGGAGCGGGCATCGCCGCGATCAACAGGCCGTGATAGCGGCGCGTTGCGACCCCGGCGACAGTACCGGAGGCGTATCCCCCGAGCCCGTTGGTCACCAGCCACTCACGCGTCACGAGCGGGTCATGAGTCGCCGACGCGTCGGTCGACCAGGGCATCGTGCGGATCAGCATCGTCAAGACTCCTCCTGAGGCCGCGCTGCAAACAGGAGCGCCGAGTGCGCGGGGAGATGGCAGTTGCGTTCAAGTTGAGAGGTTGGCGTCCCCTCACCTCCGTATCGCGGGTCTTCGCTCGACCAGATCAGCGTCCAGCGACAGCCGGCCGGTTCCGCGAGCAAAGGTTCGGGAACCGGGGAAAGGTCGGCGTCAACACCCAGGTTGACGAGCAGCAGCCGGTCCAGGCCGTCGTCAGCGAAGAATCGGATCAGGAACGCCTCCTCAGTGAGCACAGCGCCGTCGATATTCGACGACTCGGCCGAGATGACCGGATCGGTCCGTCGCAGGGTCAGCAGGTCACGGAAGAAGCTCGAGGCCTCCGGATGCCTGTCGACTTCCGACCAGTCGAGCTTCGAGCGCTCGAACGTCGAACGGTCCTGCGGCCGGGGAATCTGCGCCTGCATCTCCGGCGTCGCCAGGCTCGGAAACTGCGCCAGGAATTTGCGGCGTCCCTCGTCGACCAGCGTCGCCAGCTCGGGACGATGATCGGCGAAGTAGTAGAAGTGACTCGTGGCTCCGAATTCCTGGCCCTGGAAGAGCATCGGAGTGGAAGGTCCCAGCAGCATGAGCGCCGTCAACGTGCGATACATCGCCGGCGAGGAAACCACGGCCATCCGCTGCCCGCGGCCAGAGTTCGCGACCTGGTCGTGGTTTTCAATGTACGCCACGAAGTTTGTCGGCGGGCATTGCAGCGCTGGATGACCACGGCGTTTTTCCTGCCACTTGTACCACTGTCCCTGATACAGATAGCCCCACTTCATCGCAGAGATGAATTCCTGCGGAGCGCCGCGGTAGTCGGTGTAATACGCCTCCGCCCGCCCGGTCAGCGCCACGTGCAGCGAATGATGCAGGTCGTCATTCCACAGCGCGTCCATGCCGAAGCCTCCCTGCTCCGGCGCGGCCACGTGATGCGTTTCCTGCGGCTCGTTCTCCGCGACAATGTAGATGCTCCTTTCCTCAGCGGCGTCGCGCGCCGCGGCGGTCATCTCTTTCAGAATGTGCGAACACGACGCGTCGTAGATGTTCTGCGTTGCATCCAGCCGCAGGCCGTCAAGGTGAAACTCCTGGATCCAGTACCGCGCATTCGTCAGAACGAACTCCCGCACCGGCCCTGACTGCTCGCCATCGAAATTGACCGCCTCTCCCCAGTCGGTTTCGTGCTTGCTGGAGAAGTACGAATCGCTGAATGCCTTGAGGTAGTTTCCGTCCGGCCCGAAGTGGTTGTAGACGACGTCGAGAATCACGCCGATGCCCAGTTCGTGCGCCCGGTCGACGAAGCGACGGAAGTCGTCCGGCGTTCCGTAAAGCCTCGTCGGCGCGAACAGGTTGACGCCGTCGTACCCCCAGCCAAACTCGCCTGCGAAGTCAGCCAGGGGCATCACCTCCACCAGAGTGATGCCGGTCTGCTTCAGATGGGGAAGCTTCTGCAGCGCCGACTCCCAGGTCCCTTCCGGCGTAAATGTCCCGACGTGCATCTCATAGATCACCTGCCCCTGCCGCCCCGCGCCGAGCCAGGCCTTGTCACTCCACTGAAACGATGCGGGATCCACCACCATCGACGGCCCGTGCGGACCTTCAGGCTGAAAGCGCGAGGCCGGATCCGGGAAAAGTGTCGTGTCATCATCCAGACGGAACCGATACGTCGCCCCGACCATCACGCCAGGTACGGTTCCCGAGAAATATCCCGTTGGTTCACGCTCGAGTCGCTGCTCGAACGATCGACCGCCGGAAGTCCCGACGACGATCACGCAGTTTCGATTGGGCGCCCAGACCCGAAAGGCCGTCCCCTGCCCGTTTGGCTCGGCACCAATGGGGTATCGCCGGGGAGCATGGGACATGGTTCGCTATCGTGCAGATCAGGGACGGTGGGCCGCACCTCCCGCGCGGCTCTACACCGCGATTTTGCAAACCGCGTACCGTCGCTCATTCCGGCCGTCGCCGAATGAATTCCGAGGCCCGTGCGCTCGTCCCGCATTTCTGCCGCGAGTCTCTGACAAGCCGGCTGACAGTTGCGCGTCCACGCTGGACCGCCGTCGCTCCGTCGCGGTCAGGCCCGGGCAGCTCCCTTCGGAAGATCGAAATAGCACCGATCGAGAAACGGCGCCACGAGCTTCGCCAGCATCGGCAGTTCACTCTCGACCAGGAACGCGTCGTGTCCGTGCGGACTGTTCAGCTCCGTGTAGCTGACATGCCGCCCCGCCTGCACCAGCGCACGGACGATCGCCCGGCTTTGCTCCGTCGGAAACAGCCAGTCGGTGTTGTAGGACACCACGAGAAACCGGGCAGCCGTCTTCGCGAGCGACTGCGACATCGGCCCGTAGTCCCGTTCCAGATCGAAGTAATCCATCGCGCGGGTCAGCCGCAGATAGCTGTTGGCATCGAACCGCTCGACGAAGCGTTTCCCCTGGTAGTTGAGGTAGCTCTCGATCTGGAACTCGGTGTCGTCGTTGATCTGATAGCGCAGTTCTTCCGTATGCTGCAGCCGCCTTCCGAACTTCCTCTCGATCGCCTGTTCGGAGAGATAGGTGATGTGCGCAATCATCCGGGCCAGCGCCAGACCGAACTTGGGCCTGTCCGCCTGCTCGTAGAAGTTGCCCCCGTTAAAGGCCGGGTCGGCCACGATGGCCCGCCGGCCGACTGCGTTGAAGGCGATCCCCTGTGCCGACAGCCGGGCCCCTGATGCGAGCACGATGGCCGAGGCGATGCTGTCGGGCGCATGGGCCGCCCATTCCAGCACCTGCATCCCCCCCAGGCTCCCTCCCACGATCGCCAGCAGCTTCGAGATTCCCAGCGATGCCACCAGCGCCTGATGCGTCCTCACGATGTCCGACACCGTCAGGAACGGAAACTCGGGACCATACGGCTTGCCAACGGCGGGATCGGTGGAGTTGGGACCCGTCGTCCCCTGGCAGCCGCCGAGGACGTTCGCGCAGATCACGAAAAAGCGGTCGGTATCAATTCCCTTGCCGGGCCCGACAAACCCGTCCCACCAGCCCGGCTTGCGGTCTTCCGGATGTCGTCGACCCGCCACATGGGAATCCCCGGTCAGGGCGTGGCAAATGAACACCGCGTTGTCTTTCCGCGGACTCAGTTCACCGTACGTCTGGTAGGCCACCGTAATCGGCCCGAATTCCTGACCGCACTTCAGCAGCAGGGGGCGCGGCGGCTCAAAGAGGGTTGCGGATTGCCGCTGGACATAGCCGTTCGGCTCCCCGGACTCTGGTTGAACAGGTGTTGCGGCAGCAGAGCTCATGGATTCCACTGAAACGACGATTTCGCCGGCAGCTTTTCCGTTGGCGAAGGACCGGGGCCGATTGCCACACGAGGTCCGCCAACGGTTATACTGAGTCGGCAGTCCTTTTGCCTGCTCCCACCCCATGACAGCCGGCTCCGCCTCGGAGTTCGCCCCGCCCCAACTGACTGGCAACCCTTCATGCGGTTCGCTTCCTACACGTTGTTGCTGTTGATGTCGGGCTCTTTCGGCGGGGCAATCGGATTCTCCGCCGAATCGGTGGCCGCGGATCCCGACCGGGAAAAATCCTTTGAAGCGCACGTCCGCCCGCTGCTGGTCAAACGCTGCGGAAACTGCCACGGACCTGAGAAACAGCAGGGAGATCTCCGCCTCGACCTGAAGCCGTCCGTCCTGGGCGAAAAGCCGGGCGAGGGAGTTGTTGTTCCCGGCAAACCCGACGAAAGCCGACTCCTCGAAGTCATCCGATACACCGCGGGCGAGACGCAGATGCCCCCCGCCGGAAAGCTCCCGGCGGTGGAAATCGACATCCTCACCAACTGGATCAAGGACGGCGCCTATTGGCCCGATCACGGCCCGGCCACCGGGACAAAGACCTCGGCCGGTCTCCCGAAGTCGGCCGACGGCCAGTGGGACTTCGCAGCCATTGCCACATCACATTGGGCGTTCGCCCCTCCCGCAAAGCCGGCCCTTCCCGAAATCAAAGACGCGGGCCGGGTGCAGCGGCCGATGGACCGGTTCGTCATCAAACAGCTCGAGGCGGCTGGCCTGTCGCTTTCGCCCCCCGTCGATCGCCGCACTCTGGCCAAACGGGCCTGGTTCGATCTGGTTGGCGTCCCTCCCACCTATGAGGAAGTCGAAGCGTTTGCGAACGATCCCGCTCCGGACGCGTTCGAAAAACTTGTCGACCACCTGCTCGCATTGCCCCAGTACGGAGAGCGCTGGGGCCGGCACTGGCTGGACGTCGCCCGCTATGCCGACACGAAGGGATACGTGTTCACCGAGAACCGCTTCTACCCCTTCTCATTCACCTACCGCGACTACGTGATCCAGTCGTTCAACAACGACAAACCGTACGA contains:
- the treY gene encoding malto-oligosyltrehalose synthase — protein: MTLEPTKGDNARSEAELIDAVVLKVRERLGRQDRILATYRLQFTGANFRFSQARVIADYLAKLGVSHVYSSPVLKSGAGSTHGYDVVDHTRLNDELGTDEEYAEYVQALKTNGLGQILDIVPNHMSVAADANRWWRDVLANGPASAYAHYFDIDWRPVKRELRNRVLLPVLGELYGKMLEAGQLPIVFDNGRFYVQVYERRLPLEIRTWVQVLEPGIDALTEKLGAESLPLLELQSILRGLQYLPSCEETLPEKIEERRREQVVLQARLQRVVEESPEIRLFIEENVATINGDPGKPESFDLLDRLLESQVYRLVLWKAGSDELNYRRFFDVTELAAVCTEHLDVFDATHRLPFEMLLRGDVNGFRIDHVDGLFDPTEYLWRLQWTLLRLIVRRQFEQAEAGDSESLARLEHAVLLRLRGDLGGPDPAGLFGLSTESRGEDHGAGPHSTKAKPLFVVVEKILGADEPLPPHWPVEGTTGYDFLNHLNGLFVDAEGLHKIERSWMRYIDQEEDLRDIIYHTKRLILSAAMQSEVALLAHRLDRLSNRHRITRDYTLQSIRSAIREIIASFAVYRSYIRRGVVSERDRRVVQLAAAQARRRNPAVDESVIQFVRDVLLLEQPPVLDERGIEERDFFIGRFQQVSSPVMAKGVEDTAFYRFVPLVSLEEVGGEPAHAVQSVSEFHRQNVARRQEWPNTMLATSTHDTKRSEDVRARINVLSEIPGEWQKAVSRWSRVNKKFHRDVDGQPAPSRNDEWLFYQSLLGAWPVTPPGEEELAALVDRLQRYMQKATREAKLNTSWISPNAAYDDAVQAFVAEVLDSSNARFLGDFAAFHESVIDSGLYNSASQVALKLAAPGIPDVYQGQELWDFSLVDPDNRRPVDYELRRQLLGEVQATSGDGTARLALCRALARGPRDPRLKLLITTTLLTLRSRQPDIFLGGEYIPLAVEGEFAEHVIAFARRARQSPGQSLVVIAPRLIHRLRGTEQRPPCGREFWGETRVVVGDALPVEIVNQFTGARTTVTNGRIPVAEALEDFPVAALTAATLPWQ
- a CDS encoding amylo-alpha-1,6-glucosidase, with amino-acid sequence MLIRTMPWSTDASATHDPLVTREWLVTNGLGGYASGTVAGVATRRYHGLLIAAMPAPLGRMMMLNHLSEQVRLRDGSIVLLGGEERVPELAVHGASYLKEFRLENGLPVWRYQINGTLLEKRLFMPRNQNTVHLNYRVLEGHDILRLKLMPSVHFRSHDAPVNSPLPKTFELRVVDDRFELLAGKELPVLRLTTYGTRTAFTIERRYFHEMLFRIEESRGYESVGDLWSPGYFRFDLAPGMDATVIASTEEWKTILAMEPDEAFLAENVRRERLLSNAPKCARGDVGGELVLAADQFVIRPIGRAEDVARAKATGDEGRTVIAGYHWFTDWGRDTMISLEGLTLSTGRQSEGGYILRTFAQHIRDGLIPNLFPEGQDEGLYHTADATLWFFHALDRYVRVTGDRGTLREILPRLIDIYDHHVGGTRYRIGVDAKDGLLRQGQDGYQLTWMDAKMGDWVVTPRRGKAVEINALWYNAVRLLERWVGEENGTAAAKRYQQLAAQIRESFNLRFWNDDEHGLFDVVDGERGNDASVRPNQLFAISLPNPVLKEDRWKAVVDVAEKKLLTPVGLRSLSPDDKEYKPTYRGDLRTRDAAYHQGTVWGWLIGPFVDSWLKVYPERRAEARSLLNGLMEHLGEACIGSVSEVFDAESPFHPRGCCAQAWSVAEVLRCWVLTDDRCTSEEGPGGT
- the treZ gene encoding malto-oligosyltrehalose trehalohydrolase; this translates as MSHAPRRYPIGAEPNGQGTAFRVWAPNRNCVIVVGTSGGRSFEQRLEREPTGYFSGTVPGVMVGATYRFRLDDDTTLFPDPASRFQPEGPHGPSMVVDPASFQWSDKAWLGAGRQGQVIYEMHVGTFTPEGTWESALQKLPHLKQTGITLVEVMPLADFAGEFGWGYDGVNLFAPTRLYGTPDDFRRFVDRAHELGIGVILDVVYNHFGPDGNYLKAFSDSYFSSKHETDWGEAVNFDGEQSGPVREFVLTNARYWIQEFHLDGLRLDATQNIYDASCSHILKEMTAAARDAAEERSIYIVAENEPQETHHVAAPEQGGFGMDALWNDDLHHSLHVALTGRAEAYYTDYRGAPQEFISAMKWGYLYQGQWYKWQEKRRGHPALQCPPTNFVAYIENHDQVANSGRGQRMAVVSSPAMYRTLTALMLLGPSTPMLFQGQEFGATSHFYYFADHRPELATLVDEGRRKFLAQFPSLATPEMQAQIPRPQDRSTFERSKLDWSEVDRHPEASSFFRDLLTLRRTDPVISAESSNIDGAVLTEEAFLIRFFADDGLDRLLLVNLGVDADLSPVPEPLLAEPAGCRWTLIWSSEDPRYGGEGTPTSQLERNCHLPAHSALLFAARPQEES
- the metX gene encoding homoserine O-acetyltransferase MetX, producing MSSAAATPVQPESGEPNGYVQRQSATLFEPPRPLLLKCGQEFGPITVAYQTYGELSPRKDNAVFICHALTGDSHVAGRRHPEDRKPGWWDGFVGPGKGIDTDRFFVICANVLGGCQGTTGPNSTDPAVGKPYGPEFPFLTVSDIVRTHQALVASLGISKLLAIVGGSLGGMQVLEWAAHAPDSIASAIVLASGARLSAQGIAFNAVGRRAIVADPAFNGGNFYEQADRPKFGLALARMIAHITYLSEQAIERKFGRRLQHTEELRYQINDDTEFQIESYLNYQGKRFVERFDANSYLRLTRAMDYFDLERDYGPMSQSLAKTAARFLVVSYNTDWLFPTEQSRAIVRALVQAGRHVSYTELNSPHGHDAFLVESELPMLAKLVAPFLDRCYFDLPKGAARA